A part of Liolophura sinensis isolate JHLJ2023 chromosome 1, CUHK_Ljap_v2, whole genome shotgun sequence genomic DNA contains:
- the LOC135476084 gene encoding frizzled-4-like codes for MARTAMPGTWLLLTCVVASYNAMVATGEVVRKCDPIRIEMCRGLGYNVTGMPNLVGHDLQQDAELKLQTFTPLIQYGCSVQLKFFLCSVYVPMCTEKVLDPIGPCRPMCENVQRRCQPVLHEFGFPWPTDLNCTKFPPKNDQNHMCMDGPLPDKDQPDSAGPTRATTRRPHHRTVPLPSSPKRRDCSQYRHPKKYVYVNQSERCALKCDENDAFSQDDKYFAEVWMSIWAGFCFVSTLFTVLTFLIDSQRFRYPERPIIFLSVCYNLYSIAFIVRRIAGRQAISCDTISDGTNLQRILIQEGLENTDCAIVFLLLYYFGTASSIWWVILTLTWFLSAGLKWGHEAIQLHSSYFHLAAWAIPAIKTIVILVMRDVDADEITGLCYVGNQNTDTLMGFAIAPFIVYLLFGTSFLIAGFTALFRIRNQVKSDGVKTDKLEVLMVRIGIFSVLYTVPATCVIACQLYEYTSRDSWYIGNSTNKPNIEIFMLKLFMSLVVGITSGMWIWSAKTVNSWKTFGQKLRLGRRDGKGGDYSLPATTQQYHSTTQPLVARPGRPEKSKRCKNDNATVV; via the coding sequence ATGGCCCGTACAGCTATGCCGGGCACATGGCTGCTGTTGACTTGTGTAGTAGCAAGTTACAACGCCATGGTAGCCACGGGAGAAGTTGTCCGAAAATGCGACCCCATACGGATAGAGATGTGTCGCGGATTGGGCTACAATGTGACTGGCATGCCCAATTTGGTGGGGCACGACTTGCAACAGGACGCTGAGTTGAAGCTGCAGACTTTCACGCCACTTATCCAGTACGGCTGCTCAGTACAACTCAAGTTTTTCCTCTGCTCCGTCTATGTTCCAATGTGTACAGAAAAAGTTTTGGATCCCATCGGGCCGTGTAGGCCCATGTGTGAGAACGTCCAGAGACGGTGCCAGCCGGTACTGCATGAGTTCGGCTTCCCCTGGCCCACGGATCTTAACTGCACCAAGTTCCCACCGAAGAACGACCAAAATCACATGTGCATGGACGGTCCGCTACCTGACAAGGATCAGCCTGACTCGGCGGGCCCAACCCGAGCCACGACGCGGAGACCTCACCATCGCACCGTGCCTCTGCCTTCCTCGCCGAAGAGACGGGACTGTTCGCAATATCGCCACCCTAAAAAATACGTGTACGTGAACCAAAGCGAGCGATGTGCCCTCAAATGCGATGAAAACGATGCCTTTAGTCAGGACGATAAATATTTTGCCGAGGTTTGGATGTCTATTTGGGCTGGTTTCTGTTTTGTGTCCACGTTGTTTACCGTACTCACTTTCCTGATAGACTCGCAGAGATTCCGTTACCCGGAGAGGCCTATTATCTTCCTGTCCGTCTGCTACAACCTCTACAGCATCGCCTTCATCGTCAGGAGAATAGCGGGGAGACAGGCGATTTCGTGTGATACCATATCAGACGGCACAAACCTACAGCGCATTCTCATCCAGGAGGGTTTGGAGAACACAGACTGTGCTATCgtgtttttgttattgtatTACTTCGGCACGGCCAGTTCGATTTGGTGGGTGATCCTTACATTGACTTGGTTCCTCTCCGCGGGGCTCAAGTGGGGGCACGAAGCTATTCAGTTACACAGCAGTTATTTTCACCTGGCTGCCTGGGCTATACCCGCTATTAAGACCATCGTTATATTGGTTATGAGAGACGTAGATGCGGATGAAATTACCGGACTGTGCTATGTGGGTAACCAAAACACTGACACCTTAATGGGCTTCGCTATTGCCCCATTTATAGTCTACTTACTTTTCGGGACATCGTTTCTAATAGCCGGTTTCACGGCTCTGTTCCGAATTCGAAACCAGGTAAAAAGCGATGGGGTTAAAACGGACAAACTAGAAGTATTGATGGTGCGAATAGGTATTTTCTCTGTGCTCTATACGGTGCCGGCCACGTGTGTGATTGCGTGTCAGTTGTACGAGTATACGAGTCGGGACAGTTGGTACATAGGCAACTCTACCAACAAACCCAACATTGAGATTTTCATGTTAAAACTGTTCATGTCGCTGGTGGTTGGTATTACCAGTGGGATGTGGATCTGGTCGGCTAAGACTGTGAATTCGTGGAAAACATTCGGACAAAAGTTGAGACTGGGTAGGAGAGACGGGAAAGGAGGCGACTACAGCCTCCCGGCCACAACACAACAGTATCACAGCACAACGCAACCTCTGGTAGCCAGGCCGGGCAGGCCCGAAAAATCGAAACGCTGTAAAAATGACAATGCTACGGTCGTGTGA